One stretch of Pontiella desulfatans DNA includes these proteins:
- a CDS encoding tRNA 4-thiouridine(8) synthase ThiI, which translates to MKKQYKALSLLSGGLDSQLAVCVLREQGVHVEAIVYNSPFFGTDKAEAAAKALDIPLHIIDFTEDILEQVQHPAHGLGGAMNPCIDCHAHMIMRAGELLEEWGFDFIATGEVLAQRPMSQNKQSLGVVARCSKYEDLIVRPLSASLLPPTKPIREGWIDAGKLPRFSGRNRTPQMELAKHFGITSYPTPAGGCLLTEERFGKKLKDLLDHEGPDADRTNVWLLPTGRHMRLADDVKIIVGSCKEDNELLDEKAHPDDYRITCPTLPSPLVIAPPNAREDQLETAAAICARYAKTPKDQPCTVEITNGSGSHTIEVIPMDPDAVKQLMITPQ; encoded by the coding sequence ATGAAAAAACAATACAAGGCACTCTCCCTCCTTTCCGGCGGGCTGGATAGCCAGCTCGCGGTTTGCGTATTGCGCGAACAGGGCGTCCACGTGGAGGCCATCGTCTACAACAGTCCCTTTTTCGGAACGGATAAGGCCGAAGCTGCGGCAAAGGCGCTCGACATCCCGCTTCACATCATCGACTTCACCGAAGACATTCTTGAGCAGGTGCAGCATCCCGCCCACGGGCTGGGCGGCGCCATGAATCCCTGCATCGACTGCCATGCGCACATGATCATGCGCGCCGGGGAGTTGCTGGAGGAATGGGGCTTCGACTTCATTGCCACCGGCGAGGTGCTGGCCCAGCGGCCGATGTCGCAGAACAAGCAGAGCCTGGGCGTGGTGGCGCGCTGCTCGAAATATGAAGACCTCATCGTCCGCCCCCTCAGCGCCAGCCTGCTGCCGCCCACGAAGCCCATCCGCGAAGGGTGGATCGATGCCGGAAAATTGCCGCGTTTTTCCGGGCGCAACCGCACCCCGCAGATGGAGCTGGCGAAACATTTCGGCATTACCAGCTACCCCACCCCGGCCGGCGGTTGCCTGCTGACCGAGGAGCGCTTCGGCAAAAAGCTGAAGGACCTGCTCGACCACGAAGGCCCCGATGCCGACCGCACCAACGTTTGGCTTTTGCCCACAGGACGCCACATGCGCCTCGCGGACGATGTGAAGATCATCGTCGGCTCCTGCAAGGAAGACAACGAGCTGCTCGACGAAAAGGCCCACCCGGACGATTACCGCATCACCTGCCCCACCCTTCCCAGCCCGCTCGTAATCGCCCCGCCGAATGCCCGCGAGGATCAGCTGGAAACCGCGGCGGCCATCTGCGCCCGTTATGCGAAGACCCCAAAGGACCAGCCCTGCACGGTGGAAATTACCAACGGTTCAGGATCGCACACCATCGAGGTCATCCCCATGGATCCCGATGCCGTCAAGCAACTCATGATTACCCCGCAATAG
- the lgt gene encoding prolipoprotein diacylglyceryl transferase, with protein MTHYIHNINPILLEIGGPLAVRWYGISYLMGFIACILLLRRWSKRGEFEVPEKEVSNFVVLLAFFGVFLGGRLGYVLFYGFDSFLEDPLYVFRVWDGGMASHGGFIGVILFLVWYAKKNHHHFLNLTDHMAVTTSLGFAFGRLANFVNGELWGRASDVKWAVVFPQSAHLHYGQYTIPEIERMVEAGQLVPRHPSQLYQAFAEGFLVFGIMMLLRRTAWGKRPGAPSISYLALYALARIAMEFFREPDSTIYLGWLTKGQLYSAVMIAVAVIVAWQLNLFRRSSATEQHG; from the coding sequence ATGACGCACTACATCCACAACATTAATCCGATCCTGCTGGAGATTGGGGGGCCATTGGCGGTTCGGTGGTATGGCATTTCCTATTTGATGGGGTTTATTGCCTGCATCCTGTTGCTGCGCCGGTGGTCGAAGCGGGGCGAGTTCGAGGTGCCGGAGAAGGAGGTTAGCAACTTTGTTGTGCTCCTGGCCTTTTTCGGCGTGTTTCTGGGCGGGCGGCTGGGTTATGTGCTTTTCTATGGTTTCGACTCCTTTTTGGAGGATCCGCTCTATGTTTTCCGCGTTTGGGATGGAGGCATGGCGAGCCACGGCGGGTTCATCGGCGTGATCCTATTCTTGGTATGGTACGCCAAGAAGAACCATCACCATTTCCTGAACCTGACCGACCACATGGCGGTGACGACCTCGCTGGGCTTTGCCTTCGGCCGGCTGGCCAACTTTGTGAACGGCGAGCTTTGGGGACGGGCATCGGATGTTAAATGGGCGGTGGTTTTCCCGCAATCCGCCCATCTTCACTATGGCCAATACACCATTCCCGAGATTGAAAGGATGGTGGAGGCCGGGCAGCTGGTCCCCCGCCATCCCTCGCAGCTCTACCAAGCCTTTGCGGAAGGTTTCCTGGTTTTCGGGATCATGATGCTGTTGCGCCGAACGGCCTGGGGCAAGCGACCGGGAGCGCCCAGCATCAGCTATCTTGCGCTCTACGCCCTCGCCCGCATTGCCATGGAGTTTTTCCGCGAACCGGACAGCACCATCTATCTTGGCTGGCTCACCAAAGGCCAGCTCTATTCGGCGGTCATGATCGCGGTCGCCGTCATCGTGGCCTGGCAGCTGAACCTATTTCGCCGAAGTTCCGCCACGGAACAACACGGATAA
- a CDS encoding HEAT repeat domain-containing protein — protein MNKTFAMLSLSAFVLASLSNAQAPTNTPATAHQYSIQQVLSFNSTAMRMHALATITREKTGETINESYLPGFKACSTDKASSIRSVTARLLGEHFIEGKNPSNPEALAILQKLSKDESADVRYNALHYGLTQVEPKSDQLIEELVEAAVVNREENLYDRIIVAISENKTHAKNYLAGKIKDESSIAYFEIYRDLTGGNPPNSENYLNLPSTQPRLYVFTTKNQDKNAAATDLEKWVSGLGIESFYVEVSGYAGQRVLLLTTYITRDHETVEAKLNDTNEQFDFMQKFWLTPKLAAEIDTVRANEKRKKGKR, from the coding sequence ATGAACAAAACATTTGCTATGCTGAGCCTTTCTGCATTCGTACTGGCATCCCTATCAAATGCCCAAGCACCAACCAACACGCCGGCGACAGCCCATCAATATTCCATACAACAAGTGCTTAGCTTCAACTCCACCGCCATGAGAATGCATGCGCTTGCCACGATTACCCGCGAAAAGACTGGAGAAACCATAAACGAGAGCTATCTTCCGGGATTCAAGGCCTGCTCGACAGATAAAGCCTCCTCCATTCGCAGCGTGACCGCCCGTCTGCTTGGCGAGCATTTCATTGAAGGTAAAAATCCCTCCAATCCAGAGGCGCTGGCCATATTGCAAAAGCTTTCCAAAGATGAATCGGCCGATGTTCGCTACAACGCCCTCCACTATGGCCTCACCCAGGTCGAACCAAAGTCCGATCAATTGATCGAGGAGCTTGTTGAAGCTGCGGTTGTAAACCGTGAAGAAAACCTTTACGACCGGATCATCGTTGCTATTTCCGAAAATAAGACCCACGCGAAAAACTATCTGGCGGGGAAAATAAAGGATGAGTCGTCCATCGCCTATTTTGAAATCTACCGGGATTTGACTGGAGGAAATCCACCTAATTCCGAAAACTACCTGAACCTCCCATCCACCCAGCCCCGGCTCTATGTCTTCACAACAAAGAACCAGGATAAGAATGCCGCTGCAACTGATCTGGAGAAGTGGGTATCCGGACTCGGAATTGAAAGTTTCTATGTTGAGGTTTCCGGATACGCCGGCCAGCGCGTGCTCCTCCTCACCACCTATATCACACGCGACCACGAGACGGTTGAGGCGAAGCTGAATGACACAAACGAACAATTCGATTTCATGCAAAAATTCTGGCTAACCCCGAAACTGGCGGCAGAAATCGACACCGTCCGCGCAAACGAAAAACGGAAAAAAGGAAAACGCTAA
- a CDS encoding PEP-CTERM sorting domain-containing protein (PEP-CTERM proteins occur, often in large numbers, in the proteomes of bacteria that also encode an exosortase, a predicted intramembrane cysteine proteinase. The presence of a PEP-CTERM domain at a protein's C-terminus predicts cleavage within the sorting domain, followed by covalent anchoring to some some component of the (usually Gram-negative) cell surface. Many PEP-CTERM proteins exhibit an unusual sequence composition that includes large numbers of potential glycosylation sites. Expression of one such protein has been shown restore the ability of a bacterium to form floc, a type of biofilm.), producing the protein MRRIILTTCVMLCGSVFSDFYLDFLTMWGFADGSDPTGNTPLLPNTGDKALVQLLYAGDNGIPDYYQGSTLYIGGGVEGDDILLDQFVYENTGQPYEEWALFYRRVDVGYLGNGKVYGRIFNTEDAGYGSKFYVGHVQTMSNIDKTIVPPLLPEMYDLGQAKDALATNRISVYENAVIPEPSTTSLLGIGAITFFLTNRRLKKSR; encoded by the coding sequence ATGAGAAGAATTATACTAACCACCTGCGTAATGCTGTGCGGCAGCGTGTTTTCAGATTTCTATCTGGATTTCTTGACGATGTGGGGATTTGCCGACGGATCCGACCCGACCGGCAACACCCCCCTTCTTCCCAACACGGGCGACAAAGCCTTGGTTCAACTTCTCTATGCGGGGGACAACGGCATCCCCGACTATTACCAAGGATCAACCCTTTACATCGGAGGCGGAGTTGAAGGAGACGATATCCTCCTAGATCAGTTCGTTTATGAAAACACAGGCCAACCCTACGAGGAGTGGGCGTTGTTTTACAGAAGAGTAGATGTCGGCTACCTCGGAAACGGAAAAGTGTACGGTCGCATCTTCAACACAGAAGACGCCGGATACGGGAGCAAATTCTATGTCGGTCATGTACAAACCATGTCTAATATAGACAAAACCATAGTCCCACCATTGCTACCGGAAATGTATGACCTGGGTCAGGCTAAAGATGCACTGGCGACCAATCGGATATCAGTCTACGAGAACGCTGTCATTCCGGAACCTTCAACCACATCACTCCTGGGCATCGGGGCCATCACATTTTTCCTAACGAACCGTCGCCTGAAAAAGTCCCGCTAA
- a CDS encoding fused MFS/spermidine synthase has translation MKTISLLFFFSGIAALTYEVLWVRHLGHIFGNTVYAAATVMMTYMFGLALGSHFAGKWAAKIKKPVQMFGILEVATAFYALCVPLIFKLIQVLYRFFALHVSDSFAVLTVVRVVLALVLLLIPTAMMGATLPVLSKGFLTRVERFGSRLGILYGVNTLGAVSGVLLAGFVFIPKLGMSLTNVVAVCLDASVGFIAIYLSRTMDSSPEIAEAIKLEAQLDKGSFKRGKVATGLLLAIGASGFLSLAFEVVWFRALILVFGSTTYSFSAMLGVFLIGLSIGSMIISRFADKAKRPAAIFGAAAMLTGIYSLVSMGWFTLMPEYLLESLMLKGTPGWGRMIMLKFMITLIFLLVPTILFGASFTAAVKAIRAAMNSSPRAVGEAAMFNTIGAALGAFFGGFILLPAIGMEKSLIVCAFLILALGLALSLTSATAKWAKILAVVVAVLALVGTLISPPHWDKQIMSSGPYFGPWNYVKDGKVTLMEQLRQFRLLYFNEGITSTISVVKDSNEDLMYCSQGKVEADTSERSMMLQRMMGHLPMLFHPSPQRAVNIGLGAGVTFGAVSCYPAEHLEVVEFEPSVVNIARVWGERNHNVVDKPNVTVTINDGRNHLFVGGEPYDVITSDPFEPVMAGAANLYTVDFFELAKSRLAEGGIMAQYLPLYELSYEDYSMIMRSFAKVFPDALLFFTGFDSIMLGGKGDLALTLPVAKEKFEILEVRASLADVGFTKPEMLLSMFVARLSDDVHLFREGKLNTDNHPYVEFAAPKSTFRYTPDENQQTLLENYSPMPKFLLEGLDEEQKKIVQDSHKAMRMMLEANIFRAQENYKKNINLLMEAAKLAPENPVIANELGSSLMISANSVAAAGYAQQAVLQYELALKYKPNEFNAIYRLVNLNMRLQNLEKANQYLEEGLRRFPDSPLFIALRGRIKGTLGDFQGAATDINVAIEMLPEYVDFWVDYEKALRVLGDAKGANEAKRQIERLSL, from the coding sequence ATGAAAACTATATCCCTTCTGTTTTTCTTCTCGGGTATCGCCGCGCTCACCTATGAAGTGCTCTGGGTTCGTCACCTGGGTCACATTTTTGGCAATACGGTCTATGCCGCCGCCACCGTCATGATGACCTATATGTTTGGTTTGGCGTTGGGGTCGCATTTTGCTGGAAAGTGGGCAGCCAAGATTAAAAAACCAGTTCAAATGTTCGGTATTTTGGAAGTGGCAACTGCGTTTTATGCACTTTGCGTGCCGCTCATTTTTAAGCTGATCCAGGTGCTTTATCGTTTCTTTGCCCTTCATGTTTCCGATTCGTTTGCCGTTCTCACGGTAGTTCGTGTTGTTCTTGCATTGGTGTTGCTGCTGATTCCTACCGCCATGATGGGGGCAACCCTTCCCGTGCTGTCCAAAGGGTTCCTTACCCGGGTGGAGCGGTTTGGCTCTCGCTTGGGTATTCTTTACGGGGTCAACACGCTGGGCGCGGTTTCCGGCGTTTTATTGGCTGGGTTCGTCTTTATTCCTAAACTCGGCATGAGCCTTACCAACGTGGTGGCCGTCTGTCTAGATGCTTCTGTTGGCTTCATCGCCATCTATCTTTCGCGTACCATGGATAGCTCGCCGGAGATCGCCGAGGCGATAAAGCTAGAAGCACAATTAGATAAAGGAAGCTTCAAGCGTGGCAAGGTGGCAACCGGGTTGTTGTTGGCCATTGGTGCTTCCGGTTTTCTTTCCCTTGCTTTCGAGGTCGTCTGGTTCCGGGCGCTGATTTTGGTGTTTGGTTCCACCACCTATTCCTTTTCCGCCATGCTCGGCGTATTCCTGATCGGCCTTTCGATCGGTTCCATGATCATCAGCCGTTTTGCCGACAAGGCGAAGCGTCCGGCCGCCATCTTTGGCGCGGCCGCCATGCTGACCGGTATCTACAGCCTGGTTTCCATGGGCTGGTTTACGCTGATGCCCGAATATTTGCTGGAAAGCCTGATGCTCAAGGGAACTCCTGGGTGGGGGCGGATGATCATGCTCAAGTTTATGATCACCCTTATTTTCCTGCTCGTGCCCACCATTCTTTTCGGAGCATCCTTCACGGCGGCGGTCAAGGCCATCCGGGCGGCGATGAATTCCTCCCCGCGCGCTGTCGGCGAAGCCGCCATGTTCAACACGATTGGTGCGGCGCTGGGTGCCTTTTTTGGCGGATTCATCCTGTTGCCAGCCATTGGCATGGAAAAGTCGCTCATTGTATGCGCTTTCTTGATCCTGGCCTTGGGACTGGCCCTCAGCCTGACGTCGGCAACGGCCAAGTGGGCTAAGATTCTGGCGGTGGTAGTGGCGGTTCTGGCGCTGGTTGGAACCTTGATCAGCCCACCGCACTGGGACAAGCAGATCATGTCGTCGGGCCCCTATTTTGGGCCGTGGAACTATGTCAAGGATGGCAAGGTCACCCTTATGGAGCAGCTGCGGCAGTTTCGCTTGCTCTATTTTAACGAGGGGATCACCTCCACGATTTCGGTGGTGAAGGATTCCAACGAAGATCTGATGTATTGCAGCCAGGGTAAGGTCGAGGCCGACACCTCCGAGCGAAGCATGATGTTGCAGCGTATGATGGGTCACCTGCCTATGCTGTTTCATCCCAGTCCCCAGCGCGCCGTCAATATTGGTCTGGGCGCCGGGGTCACCTTTGGTGCAGTGAGCTGTTATCCGGCCGAGCACCTCGAGGTGGTTGAATTCGAGCCCAGCGTGGTGAACATTGCCAGGGTATGGGGCGAACGGAACCATAATGTTGTCGATAAACCCAATGTAACGGTCACCATTAACGACGGTCGCAATCATCTGTTTGTTGGGGGCGAGCCCTACGACGTGATTACCTCGGACCCTTTCGAGCCGGTCATGGCTGGAGCCGCCAATCTTTATACCGTCGATTTCTTCGAGCTGGCGAAGAGCCGCCTGGCTGAGGGTGGCATCATGGCGCAATATTTGCCGCTCTACGAATTGTCCTATGAAGACTATTCGATGATTATGCGCTCCTTCGCCAAGGTCTTCCCGGACGCGCTGTTGTTCTTTACCGGATTCGATTCGATCATGCTTGGTGGAAAGGGCGATTTGGCGCTGACGCTTCCTGTCGCGAAGGAAAAATTTGAGATTCTCGAGGTCAGGGCCTCTCTTGCCGATGTCGGTTTCACGAAACCTGAAATGCTCTTGAGCATGTTTGTGGCTCGTCTTTCGGATGACGTCCATCTGTTTAGGGAGGGTAAGCTTAATACTGATAACCATCCCTATGTCGAGTTTGCCGCTCCCAAAAGCACCTTCCGCTATACACCGGATGAAAACCAGCAGACCCTGCTGGAAAACTATTCCCCGATGCCGAAATTCCTGCTTGAGGGACTCGATGAAGAGCAGAAAAAGATCGTCCAGGATTCACATAAGGCTATGCGTATGATGCTCGAAGCCAATATTTTCCGGGCTCAGGAAAACTATAAGAAAAACATCAACCTTTTGATGGAGGCCGCGAAGCTGGCGCCTGAAAACCCGGTCATCGCCAATGAGCTTGGGTCTAGTCTCATGATATCCGCTAATTCGGTGGCGGCGGCGGGGTATGCCCAGCAGGCCGTTTTGCAGTATGAGCTAGCGCTTAAATACAAGCCTAATGAATTTAATGCCATCTATCGGCTTGTGAATTTGAACATGCGATTGCAAAACCTTGAAAAAGCCAACCAGTATTTGGAAGAAGGGTTGAGGCGCTTCCCGGATTCGCCGTTGTTCATTGCTTTGCGTGGGCGTATTAAGGGGACGTTGGGTGATTTTCAAGGCGCGGCTACGGACATTAATGTGGCCATCGAGATGCTCCCGGAATATGTAGATTTTTGGGTGGACTATGAAAAGGCGTTGCGGGTCTTGGGCGATGCGAAAGGCGCGAACGAAGCGAAGCGGCAGATCGAGCGACTTTCCCTCTAG
- a CDS encoding polyamine aminopropyltransferase: MFFQLLLLGGYAYAHFLQRFAPCRQVMMHCSLLGAVILVGIALFFVWGNPILPSADWRPENNLWPAWSVFRLLLVSIGAAYFLLAANTSLLQAWMHKADSSKSPYVLYIVSNTASLLALLGYPFLAEPFFALKTQAFLWSLGFIVYALLCALAARHVRDISASAVNQDAALGSSSPGWRRYLAWISLSACGVLVLMAITNQMTQDVPPVPFLWVLPLALYLLSYIVGFMDRLAIGKWNDVYLYILVVGCYLAWYLMEKGSVIGLIPQIAGYGLVLFSLCLFCHNGLYRRRPEPRFLTGFYLSISLGGVLGGIFVAIVSPVVFSHYWEYQISLVLAAVLAVFTVYADKKSMFHVVRHALWIPVLLLGFNVSRDAVEESGKSVYISRNFFGKVYVAKKAQMDNTVMSYELKHGHITHGLQIDHPIYRKYPTTYYTEKGGGGLAIVKHPKRRLGQPMHVGLLGMGIGTLAAHGQEGDVFRFYEINPEVINLATNSPWFTYVGDSKANVEVVCGDGRMAMEDDLKAGISKFDVLAIDVFSGDQVPVHIITKEAFGLYLELLEEDGLIAIHISNRYLDLAPVLKAAAGHYGLYSSLITTPKKGFSSQTTWVLMGRSERLVEKISPSGIGGEVSRLWTDDFSNLFSVLRK, translated from the coding sequence TTGTTTTTCCAGTTGCTGTTGTTGGGTGGTTATGCTTATGCGCATTTCCTGCAGCGCTTTGCCCCGTGCCGGCAGGTGATGATGCATTGCTCGCTGCTTGGGGCAGTCATATTAGTGGGGATCGCTTTGTTTTTTGTGTGGGGCAACCCTATCCTTCCTTCCGCCGATTGGCGTCCGGAGAACAATTTATGGCCCGCGTGGAGTGTGTTCCGGTTGTTGTTGGTGAGCATTGGCGCTGCCTATTTTCTGCTCGCGGCGAACACTTCGTTGCTACAGGCATGGATGCATAAGGCCGATTCTTCGAAGTCGCCTTACGTTCTTTATATTGTTTCGAACACGGCCTCTTTGCTGGCTCTGTTGGGGTATCCTTTCTTGGCGGAGCCCTTCTTTGCCTTGAAGACGCAGGCGTTTCTTTGGAGTCTGGGGTTTATTGTCTATGCGTTGCTTTGTGCACTAGCTGCGAGGCATGTTCGGGATATTTCGGCATCGGCTGTAAATCAGGATGCTGCTCTAGGGAGTTCCTCCCCGGGATGGCGAAGATACCTCGCTTGGATAAGCCTGTCGGCATGCGGGGTGCTAGTGCTCATGGCGATCACGAATCAGATGACACAGGATGTTCCTCCGGTACCGTTCCTTTGGGTGCTTCCGCTGGCGCTCTATCTGCTAAGTTATATTGTTGGTTTCATGGATCGTTTGGCCATAGGAAAATGGAACGATGTCTACCTCTATATCCTGGTTGTTGGGTGTTATCTGGCATGGTATCTGATGGAAAAGGGTTCGGTCATTGGATTGATTCCGCAGATAGCTGGGTATGGTTTGGTGCTCTTCTCGCTATGCCTTTTTTGCCACAACGGACTATATCGCCGGAGGCCGGAGCCGCGTTTCCTGACCGGTTTTTATTTATCGATCTCCCTGGGCGGTGTGTTGGGGGGTATCTTTGTGGCGATTGTGTCGCCAGTTGTTTTTAGCCATTACTGGGAATATCAGATCAGTCTGGTTCTTGCCGCAGTGCTTGCAGTGTTCACCGTGTACGCCGATAAGAAGAGCATGTTCCATGTGGTTCGCCATGCGCTCTGGATTCCTGTCTTACTATTGGGGTTCAATGTTTCAAGGGATGCTGTCGAGGAATCCGGGAAGTCGGTCTATATCTCCCGCAACTTTTTCGGCAAAGTCTACGTGGCAAAAAAGGCCCAGATGGACAATACCGTCATGTCCTATGAGCTCAAGCATGGGCATATCACGCATGGATTGCAGATCGATCATCCCATTTATCGCAAATATCCCACCACCTATTATACGGAGAAGGGGGGCGGGGGGCTCGCCATTGTCAAGCATCCGAAAAGGCGCCTAGGCCAGCCTATGCATGTTGGGTTGCTTGGCATGGGCATCGGAACGCTTGCGGCTCATGGGCAGGAGGGCGATGTCTTTAGGTTCTACGAAATCAATCCCGAGGTAATCAACCTAGCCACCAATAGCCCATGGTTTACCTATGTGGGCGATTCGAAAGCGAATGTGGAGGTTGTCTGTGGGGATGGTCGCATGGCCATGGAAGACGATCTGAAAGCGGGCATCTCAAAATTCGATGTTTTGGCAATCGATGTGTTTAGTGGCGACCAGGTGCCGGTGCATATCATCACTAAAGAGGCTTTCGGTCTATATCTGGAGCTATTGGAGGAGGATGGCCTGATTGCCATCCACATTAGCAATCGATATTTGGACCTAGCCCCTGTGCTCAAGGCGGCCGCAGGTCACTACGGCCTATATTCCTCCCTGATCACCACCCCGAAAAAAGGATTCAGCAGTCAGACAACGTGGGTGTTGATGGGGCGGAGCGAACGGTTGGTTGAGAAGATTAGTCCCTCCGGTATCGGCGGGGAGGTTTCCAGGCTCTGGACGGATGACTTTAGCAATCTGTTTTCTGTGCTGCGGAAATAG
- a CDS encoding ISAs1 family transposase, with protein sequence MESTKIPTEQDVLDKVTVRLILEHEKEQWNAFIEKEHYLHNPTLVGEQLRYVAEVGGRWLALLSWSGAAYHIAGRDRWIGWSDMQRRNRLHFVVSNSRFLLRTGRGEYPNLASRILRLSLARLDGDWCERYGHGLLLAETFVDIEAYAGTCYKASNWIELGRTKGFERAGTDYYEPHARPKRLFIRPLHRKARELLSAPELPDAWGAQERCFHPGCTVKTPQLRSIFGQFNAVPDPRAVRGRRYPIGCLLSIAACAVLAGAQGYEAIADYASHLTQPQRRALRCWKRRNGAYDAPCATTFWELFNAIDPDRLDQVVCTVLKELQGERPAAIAVDGKTVRSTRPDAEHDNKLNLFAALAHEQAIVQNQIAIDDKSNEIPALADLLEPLELDGTVVTADALNTQRESARHIVQDKGAHYVFTVKDNQPGLRQRIEQRLSGRTFSLSPPHR encoded by the coding sequence ATGGAATCGACTAAAATACCTACAGAGCAGGATGTCTTGGACAAGGTAACCGTTCGCCTGATCCTCGAACATGAAAAAGAGCAATGGAATGCCTTTATTGAGAAGGAGCACTATCTTCACAACCCGACGCTCGTGGGCGAGCAGCTGCGCTATGTCGCCGAGGTGGGCGGCCGATGGCTGGCCCTGCTTTCGTGGAGCGGGGCCGCGTACCACATTGCCGGCCGCGACCGCTGGATCGGTTGGTCGGACATGCAGCGGCGCAATCGCCTGCACTTCGTCGTTTCGAATAGCCGCTTCCTGCTGCGCACCGGCCGCGGGGAATATCCGAACCTGGCCTCGCGCATCCTGCGGCTGAGTCTGGCGCGGCTGGATGGCGACTGGTGCGAACGCTACGGGCACGGCCTGCTGCTGGCCGAGACGTTCGTGGATATCGAAGCGTATGCGGGCACCTGCTACAAGGCCTCGAACTGGATCGAGCTGGGGAGAACCAAGGGCTTCGAGCGGGCGGGCACCGATTACTACGAACCCCATGCCCGGCCGAAGCGGCTCTTCATCCGCCCGCTGCACCGCAAGGCGCGGGAGCTGCTGAGCGCTCCCGAGCTGCCCGATGCGTGGGGCGCCCAGGAGCGTTGCTTCCATCCGGGTTGCACCGTGAAAACCCCGCAACTGCGCTCCATCTTCGGCCAGTTCAATGCCGTGCCCGATCCCCGGGCCGTTCGCGGGCGGCGCTATCCGATCGGCTGCCTGCTGAGCATCGCCGCCTGCGCCGTGCTGGCCGGGGCGCAGGGATACGAGGCCATCGCCGACTATGCCTCCCATCTCACCCAGCCCCAGCGCCGCGCCCTGCGCTGCTGGAAACGGCGCAACGGCGCGTACGACGCCCCGTGCGCGACCACGTTCTGGGAGCTGTTCAATGCGATCGACCCCGACCGGCTCGATCAAGTGGTCTGCACCGTTCTCAAAGAGCTGCAGGGCGAACGTCCCGCAGCCATTGCCGTCGATGGCAAAACCGTGCGCAGCACCCGCCCGGACGCGGAGCACGACAACAAGCTCAACCTCTTCGCCGCCCTGGCGCACGAACAGGCCATCGTCCAGAACCAGATCGCCATCGACGACAAGAGCAACGAAATCCCCGCCCTCGCGGATCTGCTCGAACCGTTGGAGCTCGACGGAACCGTCGTCACCGCCGACGCCCTCAACACCCAGCGCGAAAGCGCGCGGCATATCGTGCAGGACAAGGGCGCCCACTACGTGTTCACCGTAAAAGACAACCAGCCCGGCCTGCGCCAACGGATCGAACAGCGCCTCTCGGGGCGCACTTTTTCCCTCAGCCCGCCGCACCGTTGA
- a CDS encoding transposase, producing MIRRNRTKGAEKTTETVCGITDLRPDEADEHRLLALNRGHWSIENKLHLPRDTTYREDHNRIRKRNGSHALASMKNLAIGLHALGVFNTRKSPCKTIPKMNRKLARNPQIAINFCITPYNNRLLQ from the coding sequence ATGATCCGCCGCAACCGAACCAAAGGGGCCGAAAAGACAACGGAAACCGTCTGCGGCATAACCGACCTCCGCCCGGACGAGGCCGACGAGCACCGGTTGCTCGCGCTCAACCGCGGGCACTGGAGCATCGAAAACAAACTGCACCTGCCAAGGGACACCACCTACCGCGAAGACCACAACCGCATCCGCAAGCGCAACGGGTCTCATGCGCTGGCCTCAATGAAGAACCTGGCCATCGGCCTGCACGCCCTCGGCGTATTCAATACGCGCAAATCCCCCTGCAAAACCATCCCGAAAATGAACCGCAAACTCGCCCGGAACCCTCAAATCGCAATAAATTTCTGTATAACCCCTTATAACAACAGACTACTGCAATGA